A region from the Streptomyces lydicus genome encodes:
- a CDS encoding DUF4097 family beta strand repeat-containing protein, whose translation MARLRVPHLVLSCAALTALVTGCSLSGFGPTKEAERTYAVQGKVTALSATTHGGDIEVVPIDAGGSVKVTEKYEYTEQKPSPEHGVKNGRLTLKAEECGMRRKCAVNYRVLLPRNASVDLQTSGGDIIVRGASGGIAAETSGGDITVTDSAARTAKAKTSGGDVDLALSTAPDEVTGRTSGGSVTIRLPKGGSYAVDASTSGGTRKVSVPADDGSPHKVTARTSGGDVSVVTS comes from the coding sequence ATGGCCCGCCTTCGCGTTCCCCATCTCGTACTGTCCTGTGCGGCGTTAACCGCGCTGGTGACCGGCTGCTCGCTGTCGGGTTTCGGTCCGACGAAGGAGGCTGAGCGGACGTACGCCGTGCAGGGCAAGGTCACCGCGCTCTCGGCGACGACCCACGGCGGGGACATCGAGGTGGTGCCCATCGACGCCGGCGGGTCGGTCAAGGTGACGGAGAAGTACGAGTACACCGAGCAGAAGCCGTCCCCCGAGCACGGGGTCAAGAACGGCCGGCTGACGCTCAAGGCCGAGGAATGCGGTATGCGGCGCAAGTGCGCGGTGAACTACCGGGTTCTGCTGCCGCGCAACGCCTCGGTCGACCTGCAGACCAGCGGCGGGGACATCATCGTCCGCGGCGCCTCGGGCGGCATCGCCGCGGAGACCAGCGGCGGCGATATCACCGTCACCGACTCGGCGGCCCGCACGGCGAAGGCGAAGACCAGCGGCGGGGACGTGGACCTCGCGCTGTCCACGGCACCCGACGAGGTGACGGGCCGCACCAGCGGGGGCAGCGTCACCATCCGCCTGCCGAAGGGCGGCTCCTACGCCGTGGACGCCTCGACCAGCGGCGGCACCCGCAAGGTCTCCGTCCCGGCGGACGACGGCTCCCCGCACAAGGTGACGGCACGGACGAGCGGCGGTGATGTGTCCGTGGTGACCTCATGA
- a CDS encoding aldose epimerase family protein, translating into MTTQVSRESFGTLDDGTRVDRWTLESGPGGLRVRILTYGGIVQTVEAPDRDGARGQLALGFAGLASYAAHGGSYFGALVGRYANRIAGASFTLDGEVRTLTPNDGRHSLHGGPLGFSRVVWEARQVDGGVQLHRVSPAGEEGFPGALDVRVTYTLSGGALRIVSQATTDAPTVVNLTNHSYLNLGGDGSGSATGHELRLAASRYTPVDGTGIPVPGAPADVTGTRFDFRAARVVAGSYDHNFVLDGGVCAVPRTVAELYDRRSGRVLELATTEPGLQLYTADHLDGTLTGTSGVPYGPAAGLALETQHFPDSPNRPDFPGTVLRPGETYRSQTVYAFSVRPRV; encoded by the coding sequence ATGACGACGCAGGTCAGCAGGGAATCCTTCGGCACGCTGGACGACGGCACCCGCGTGGACCGCTGGACCCTGGAGTCGGGGCCGGGCGGGCTGCGGGTCCGCATCCTCACCTACGGCGGGATCGTCCAGACGGTGGAGGCGCCGGACCGGGACGGGGCGCGGGGGCAGTTGGCACTGGGCTTCGCCGGCCTCGCGTCGTATGCCGCGCACGGCGGGTCGTACTTCGGCGCGCTGGTCGGGCGGTACGCCAACCGGATCGCCGGGGCGTCCTTCACGCTCGACGGCGAGGTCCGCACGCTGACGCCGAACGACGGGCGGCACAGCCTGCACGGCGGGCCGTTGGGATTCTCCCGGGTGGTGTGGGAGGCCCGTCAGGTCGACGGGGGTGTGCAGTTGCACCGGGTCAGCCCGGCGGGTGAGGAAGGCTTCCCCGGCGCCCTGGACGTCCGCGTGACGTACACCCTCTCGGGCGGCGCGCTGCGCATCGTCTCGCAGGCGACGACCGACGCACCGACCGTCGTCAACCTCACGAACCACAGCTACCTCAATCTGGGCGGCGACGGCAGCGGCAGCGCCACCGGCCACGAGCTGCGGCTTGCGGCGTCCCGGTACACGCCCGTCGACGGCACCGGCATACCGGTGCCCGGTGCGCCCGCCGACGTCACCGGCACCCGCTTCGACTTCCGGGCGGCGCGTGTGGTGGCGGGTTCCTACGACCACAACTTCGTGCTGGACGGCGGTGTGTGCGCCGTGCCGCGTACGGTCGCGGAGCTGTACGACCGGCGCTCGGGCCGCGTCCTGGAACTGGCCACCACCGAGCCCGGTCTGCAGCTCTACACCGCGGATCACCTCGACGGCACCCTGACCGGCACCTCGGGCGTCCCCTACGGACCGGCGGCCGGTCTGGCCCTGGAAACCCAGCACTTCCCGGACTCGCCGAACCGCCCGGACTTCCCCGGCACGGTGCTGCGGCCCGGCGAGACCTACCGCTCGCAGACCGTTTACGCGTTTTCGGTGCGGCCTCGGGTCTGA
- a CDS encoding SGNH/GDSL hydrolase family protein, with amino-acid sequence MKQNDRPVRPRRSSFGGRSSRTVAAASALVIALTACSGGGHPGKPHPKPTPVWHTDPGSIAALGDSITVGFDACTLLSECPRVSWATGTDPKVGSLARRLVKHPAAHSWNFARTGALMSDLPDQITAAVHRKPELVTVLIGANDACRRDVGAMTPTAAFRADFARSMKRLRRALPHTQVYVAAVPDLLRLWSEGRKNPLGKQVWKLGICGSMLRDPDDLTKAGQDRRATVRERVMAYNSALAGVCGKDPLCRFDKSVFDYRFTGRQLSTWDWFHPGTRGQKELAALAFRVITRAQP; translated from the coding sequence ATGAAGCAGAACGATCGACCTGTTCGCCCCCGGCGCAGCTCCTTCGGCGGCCGCTCCTCACGCACCGTCGCCGCCGCTTCCGCCCTGGTGATCGCCCTCACCGCCTGCAGCGGCGGCGGGCACCCCGGGAAGCCGCACCCCAAGCCGACGCCCGTATGGCACACCGACCCCGGCTCGATCGCGGCGCTCGGGGACTCGATCACGGTCGGTTTCGACGCCTGCACGCTGCTCTCCGAATGCCCCCGGGTCTCCTGGGCCACCGGCACCGACCCCAAGGTCGGCAGCCTCGCCCGACGGCTCGTCAAACACCCCGCCGCCCACAGCTGGAACTTCGCCAGGACCGGTGCGCTGATGAGTGATCTGCCGGACCAGATCACCGCGGCCGTCCACCGCAAACCGGAGTTGGTCACGGTCCTGATCGGCGCCAATGACGCCTGCCGGCGCGACGTCGGGGCGATGACCCCGACGGCCGCCTTCCGCGCCGACTTCGCGCGCTCCATGAAGCGGCTGCGGCGCGCCCTGCCGCACACCCAGGTCTATGTCGCGGCGGTCCCCGACCTGCTGCGGCTGTGGTCCGAGGGGCGCAAGAACCCGCTCGGCAAGCAGGTGTGGAAGCTGGGCATCTGCGGGTCCATGCTGCGCGATCCGGACGATCTGACGAAGGCCGGGCAGGACCGCCGGGCGACGGTGCGGGAACGGGTGATGGCCTACAACTCGGCACTGGCCGGGGTGTGCGGCAAGGATCCGCTGTGCCGCTTCGACAAGTCGGTCTTCGACTACCGTTTCACCGGGCGCCAGTTGAGCACCTGGGACTGGTTCCACCCGGGCACCCGCGGCCAGAAGGAGCTGGCGGCACTGGCGTTCCGGGTGATCACCCGGGCGCAGCCGTAG
- a CDS encoding DUF3145 domain-containing protein, with amino-acid sequence MTTRGVLYVHSAPRALCPHVEWAVAGVLGVRVNLDWIRQPASPGTWRAEFSWQGEAGTASKLASALRGWHLLRFEVTAEPCSTAEGERYSSTPDLGIFHAVTGIHGDILIPEDRLRAAVARSARGETELAAEVDKLLGKPWDDELEPFRYAGEGAPVRWLHQVV; translated from the coding sequence GTGACGACACGTGGAGTTCTGTACGTCCACTCCGCTCCGCGCGCGCTGTGCCCGCATGTCGAATGGGCCGTCGCGGGCGTCCTCGGTGTGCGCGTCAATCTCGACTGGATCCGCCAGCCGGCGTCCCCGGGCACCTGGAGAGCCGAGTTCTCGTGGCAGGGCGAGGCCGGCACGGCCTCCAAGCTGGCCTCCGCGCTGCGCGGCTGGCATCTGCTGCGCTTCGAGGTGACCGCGGAGCCCTGCTCCACCGCCGAGGGCGAGCGCTACAGCTCCACCCCCGACCTGGGCATCTTCCATGCCGTCACGGGCATCCACGGCGACATCCTGATCCCCGAGGACCGGCTGCGCGCCGCGGTCGCCCGCTCGGCGCGCGGCGAGACCGAACTCGCCGCCGAGGTCGACAAGCTCCTCGGCAAGCCCTGGGACGACGAACTGGAGCCCTTCCGGTACGCGGGCGAGGGCGCCCCGGTCCGCTGGCTCCACCAGGTCGTCTAG
- a CDS encoding NAD(P)-dependent oxidoreductase, whose product MADNNSSDAPSVAVLGTGIMGAAMARNLARAGLDVRVWNRTRARAEPLASDGARVTGTPAEAVDGADVVLTMLLDGEAVLQAMRQAADALPAGALWLQTSTVGTEAHPSLARFADQHRLRFVDAPVLGTKAPAEKGELTILAAGPQDVRERAERLFGIVGSRTLWVGEDGASGAASHLKLVVNNWVLTVINGTGESLALARALGVDPRDFLGAVAGGALDMPYLRLKSELILSGNYPPSFTVSAARKDARLILEAAGEGGVRMDLAQACAERFRRAEEQGHGGEDGAAAYFASFGS is encoded by the coding sequence ATGGCCGACAACAACTCTTCCGACGCCCCGTCAGTAGCGGTGCTCGGCACCGGAATCATGGGCGCGGCGATGGCCCGCAACCTCGCCAGGGCCGGTCTGGACGTCCGGGTCTGGAACCGTACGCGCGCCAGGGCCGAACCGCTGGCCTCCGACGGGGCCCGCGTCACCGGCACTCCCGCCGAGGCGGTCGACGGCGCCGATGTGGTCCTCACGATGCTCCTGGACGGGGAGGCCGTCCTGCAGGCGATGCGGCAGGCCGCCGACGCGCTGCCCGCCGGTGCCCTGTGGCTCCAGACGAGCACGGTGGGCACCGAAGCCCACCCGTCGCTCGCCCGCTTCGCCGACCAGCACCGCCTGCGGTTCGTGGACGCCCCCGTACTGGGCACCAAGGCGCCTGCGGAGAAGGGGGAGTTGACGATCCTGGCGGCAGGACCGCAGGACGTCAGGGAGCGCGCCGAGCGTCTTTTCGGCATCGTCGGGAGCCGGACCCTGTGGGTCGGCGAGGACGGGGCGAGCGGGGCGGCGAGTCATCTCAAGCTCGTCGTCAACAACTGGGTGCTGACGGTCATCAACGGTACGGGTGAGTCTCTGGCGCTCGCCAGGGCGCTCGGCGTGGACCCGCGCGACTTCCTCGGCGCGGTCGCCGGCGGCGCGCTCGACATGCCGTATCTGCGGCTGAAATCCGAGCTGATCCTGTCCGGGAACTACCCGCCGAGCTTCACGGTGTCCGCGGCCCGCAAGGATGCCCGGCTGATCCTGGAGGCCGCCGGGGAGGGCGGTGTGCGCATGGATCTGGCCCAGGCCTGTGCCGAACGCTTCCGGAGGGCCGAGGAGCAGGGCCACGGCGGAGAGGACGGCGCGGCCGCCTACTTCGCGAGCTTCGGGAGCTGA
- the fabF gene encoding beta-ketoacyl-ACP synthase II, whose protein sequence is MNATNRTVVVTGIGATTPLGGDSASSWEALLAGRSGVSTLEQDWATDLPVRIAGQIAVEPSEIIPRPQARKLDRSAQFALVAAQEAWKDAGFTAKAGEDTAVNPDRLGAVIASGIGGVTTLLDQYDVLKEKGVRRVSPHTVPMLMPNSPSANVGIEFNARAGVHTPVSACASGAEAIGYAIEMIRSGRADVVVAGGTEAAIHPLPIVAFGNMMAMSKNNDDPQGASRPWDVDRNGFVLGEGAGVIVLESEEHAKARGARVYAEAVGQGISADAHHITQPEPSGNGIAAALQNLLDNTGLDPAEIAHVNAHATSTPAGDVGELRALRKAFGDDVDHMAITSTKSMTGHLLGGAGGIETVATVLALKNRIAPPTINIEQLDPEVDADIVRGEPRKLPAEGRIAALNDSFGFGGHNVVLAFRTV, encoded by the coding sequence GTGAACGCGACCAATCGCACCGTGGTCGTCACCGGTATCGGCGCAACCACACCGCTGGGTGGCGACAGCGCTTCGTCCTGGGAGGCCCTGCTCGCCGGACGTTCCGGTGTCAGCACCCTCGAACAGGACTGGGCCACCGATCTGCCCGTCCGTATCGCCGGGCAGATCGCCGTCGAGCCGTCCGAGATCATTCCCCGTCCGCAGGCCCGCAAGCTGGACCGCTCGGCGCAGTTCGCGCTCGTCGCGGCCCAGGAGGCCTGGAAGGACGCGGGCTTCACCGCCAAGGCCGGCGAGGACACGGCGGTCAACCCCGACCGGCTGGGCGCCGTCATCGCCTCCGGCATCGGCGGTGTGACGACCCTGCTCGACCAGTACGACGTGCTCAAGGAGAAGGGCGTACGCCGCGTCTCCCCGCACACCGTGCCGATGCTGATGCCGAACTCGCCGTCCGCCAACGTCGGCATCGAGTTCAACGCCCGCGCCGGTGTGCACACGCCGGTCTCGGCGTGTGCGTCGGGCGCCGAGGCCATCGGCTACGCGATCGAGATGATCCGCTCGGGCCGCGCCGATGTCGTCGTCGCCGGTGGCACCGAGGCCGCCATCCACCCGCTGCCGATCGTGGCATTCGGCAACATGATGGCGATGTCCAAGAACAACGACGACCCGCAGGGCGCCTCCCGCCCCTGGGACGTCGACCGCAACGGCTTCGTGCTCGGCGAGGGCGCGGGCGTGATCGTCCTGGAGTCCGAGGAGCACGCCAAGGCCCGCGGCGCACGCGTCTACGCGGAGGCCGTCGGCCAGGGCATCTCGGCCGACGCCCACCACATCACGCAGCCCGAGCCGTCCGGCAACGGCATCGCCGCGGCGCTGCAGAACCTGCTCGACAACACCGGCCTCGACCCCGCCGAGATCGCGCACGTCAACGCGCACGCGACCTCGACGCCCGCCGGTGACGTCGGCGAGCTCCGGGCGCTGCGCAAGGCGTTCGGCGACGACGTCGACCACATGGCCATCACCAGCACGAAGTCGATGACCGGCCACCTCCTGGGCGGCGCGGGCGGCATCGAGACGGTGGCCACGGTCCTCGCGCTCAAGAACCGGATCGCCCCGCCGACGATCAACATCGAGCAGCTCGACCCGGAGGTCGACGCGGACATCGTCCGCGGCGAGCCCCGCAAGCTGCCCGCCGAGGGCCGGATCGCGGCCCTGAACGACTCGTTCGGCTTCGGCGGCCACAACGTGGTCCTGGCCTTCCGGACGGTCTGA
- a CDS encoding acyl carrier protein, whose product MAATQEEIVAGLAEIVNEIAGIPTEDVQVDKSFTDDLDVDSLSMVEVVVAAEERFDVKIPDDDVKNLKTVGDATEYILKHQS is encoded by the coding sequence ATGGCCGCCACTCAGGAAGAGATCGTCGCCGGTCTCGCCGAGATCGTGAACGAGATCGCCGGGATCCCCACCGAGGACGTCCAGGTGGACAAGTCCTTCACCGACGACCTGGACGTCGACTCGCTGTCCATGGTCGAGGTCGTCGTCGCCGCCGAAGAGCGCTTCGACGTGAAGATCCCGGACGACGACGTCAAGAACCTCAAGACGGTCGGCGACGCGACCGAGTACATCCTCAAGCACCAGAGCTGA